A single genomic interval of Symphalangus syndactylus isolate Jambi chromosome 18, NHGRI_mSymSyn1-v2.1_pri, whole genome shotgun sequence harbors:
- the LOC129467430 gene encoding LOW QUALITY PROTEIN: cytochrome P450 2D6-like (The sequence of the model RefSeq protein was modified relative to this genomic sequence to represent the inferred CDS: inserted 2 bases in 1 codon) → MHRRQRWAAHYPPGPLPLPGLGNLHVDFQNTPYCFDQLRRRFGDVFSLQLAWTPVVVLNGLAAVREAMVTRGEDTADRPPAPIYQVPGFGPRSQGVILARYGPAWREQRRFSVSTLPNLGLGKKSLEQXVTEEATCLCVAFADHSGRPFRPNGLLYKAVSNVIASLTCGRRFQYDDPRFLRLLDLAHEGLKEETGFLREVLNTIPVLLRIPGLAGKVLHSQKAFLAQLDELLTEHRMTWDPAQPPRDLTDAFLAEMEKAKGNPESSFNDENLRIVVADLFSAGMVTTSTTLAWGLLLMILHPDVQRRVQQEIDDVIGQVRRPEMGDQARMPYTTAVIHEVQRFGDIVPLGVTHMTSCDIEVQGSHIPKGTTLFTNLSSVLKDEAVWEKPFRFHPEHFLDAQGHFVKPEAFLPFSAGHCACLGEPLARMQLFLFFTCLLQCFSFSVPAGQPRPSHSSVVSFLVTPSPYELCAVPHENGVPSLQAAP, encoded by the exons TTGCGGCGGCGCTTCGGGGACGTGTTCAGCCTGCAGCTGGCCTGGACGCCGGTGGTCGTGCTCAATGGGCTGGCGGCCGTGCGCGAGGCGATGGTGACCCGCGGCGAGGACACCGCTGACCGCCCGCCTGCGCCCATCTACCAGGTCCCGGGCTTCGGGCCGCGTTCCCAAG GGGTGATCCTGGCGCGCTATGGGCCCGCGTGGCGCGAGCAGAGGCGCTTCTCTGTGTCCACCTTGCCCAACTTGGGCCTGGGCAAGAAGTCGCTGGAACA TGTGACCGAGGAGGCCACCTGCCTCTGTGTCGCCTTCGCCGACCACTCCG GACGGCCCTTTCGCCCCAATGGCCTCCTGTACAAAGCGGTGAGCAACGTGATCGCCTCCCTCACCTGTGGGCGCCGCTTCCAGTACGACGACCCTCGCTTCCTCAGGCTGCTGGACCTAGCTCATGAGGGATTGAAGGAGGAGACGGGCTTCCTGCGGGAG GTGCTGAATACCATCCCCGTCCTCCTGCGCATCCCCGGGCTGGCTGGCAAGGTCTTACACTCCCAAAAGGCTTTCCTGGCCCAGCTGGATGAGCTGCTGACCGAGCACAGAATGACCTGGGACCCAGCCCAGCCACCCCGAGACCTGACTGATGCCTTCCTGGCAGAGATGGAGAAG GCCAAGGGGAACCCTGAGAGCAGCTTCAATGATGAGAACCTGCGCATAGTGGTGGCTGACCTGTTCTCGGCTGGGATGGTGACCACCTCGACCACGCTGGCCTGGGGCCTCCTGCTCATGATCCTACACCCGGATGTGCAGC GCCGTGTCCAACAGGAGATCGACGACGTGATAGGGCAGGTGCGGCGACCAGAGATGGGTGACCAGGCCCGCATGCCCTACACCACTGCCGTGATTCACGAGGTGCAGCGCTTTGGGGACATCGTCCCCCTGGGTGTGACCCATATGACATCCTGTGACATTGAAGTACAGGGCTCCCACATCCCTAAG GGGACGACACTCTTCACCAACCTGTCATCGGTGCTGAAGGATGAGGCCGTCTGGGAGAAACCCTTCCGCTTCCACCCGGAACACTTCCTGGATGCCCAGGGCCACTTTGTGAAGCCAGAGGCCTTCCTGCCTTTCTCAGCAG gcCACTGCGCATGCCTCGGGGAGCCCCTGGCCCGCATGcagctcttcctcttcttcacctGCCTACTGCAGTGCTTCAGCTTCTCGGTGCCCGCTGGACAGCCCCGGCCCAGCCACTCTAGTGTCGTCAGCTTTCTGGTGACCCCATCCCCCTATGAGCTTTGTGCTGTGCCCCACGAGAATGGGGTACCTAGTCTCCAGGCTGCTCCCTAG